In Ochotona princeps isolate mOchPri1 chromosome 33, mOchPri1.hap1, whole genome shotgun sequence, one DNA window encodes the following:
- the CERS1 gene encoding ceramide synthase 1 produces the protein MAAAAAAGPLGPEPMPSYAQLVQRGWGTMLAAARGCADCGWGLARRGLAENAHLAPPELLLLALGALGWTALRSAATTRFFQPLAKRCRLQPRDAAKMPESAWKFLFYLASWSYNTYLLFGTEYRFFHDPPSVFHGWTPGMAVPRDIAVIYLLQSSFYGHSVYATLYMDAWRKDSLVMLLHHVVTLLLLVSSYAFRYHNVGILVLFLHDISDVQFEFTKLNIYFKSRGGCYHRLHTVLALVGCVSFSVGWFWFRLYWFPLKVLYATAHCSLRAVPGIPFYFFFNGLLLLLTLMNLYWFLYILAFAAKVLTGQLRELQDLREYEPTEARTPKPSKAEKPLKNGLVKDKRF, from the exons atggcggcggcggcggcggcggggccctTGGGGCCCGAGCCCATGCCCAGCTACGCGCAGCTGGTGCAGCGCGGCTGGGGCACCATGCTGGCGGCCGCGCGGGGCTGCGCCGACTGCGGCTGGGGGCTGGCGCGCCGCGGCCTGGCCGAGAACGCGCACCTGGCGCCGcccgagctgctgctgctggcgctggGTGCGCTCGGCTGGACAGCGCTGCGCTCCGCGGCCACCacgcgcttcttccag CCCTTGGCCAAGCGGTGCCGCCTCCAGCCTAGAGATGCCGCCAAGATGCCTGAGAGTGCCTGGAAGTTTCTCTTCTACCTGGCGTCCTGGAGTTACAACACCTACCTGCTCTTTGGCACGGAGTACCGCTTCTTCCACGACCCGCCCTCTGTCTTCCACG gCTGGACACCAGGCATGGCTGTACCCCGGGACATTGCGGTCATTTACCTGCTTCAGAGTAGCTTCTATGGCCACTCCGTCTACGCCACGCTCTACATGGACGCCTGGCGCAAGGACTCGCTGGTCATGCTCCTGCACCACGTggtcaccctcctcctcctcgtctccTCCTACGCCTTCCG GTACCACAACGTGGGCATCCTGGTGCTCTTCCTGCATGACATCAGCGACGTGCAGTTCGAGTTCACCAAGCTCAACATCTACTTCAAGTCGCGGGGCGGATGTTACCACCGTCTGCACACGGTGCTGGCGCTCGTGGGCTGCGTGAGCTTCAGCGTGGGCTG GTTCTGGTTCCGGCTCTACTGGTTCCCGCTCAAGGTGCTGTACGCCACGGCCCACTGCAGCCTGCGCGCCGTGCCCGGCATCCCCTTCTACTTCTTCTTCAacggcctcctgctgctgctcacccTCATGAACCTCTACTGGTTCCTG TACATCCTGGCCTTTGCCGCCAAGGTGCTGACGGGCCAGCTGCGGGAGCTGCAGGACCTGCGTGAGTACGAGCCCACGGAAGCGCGGACCCCCAAGCCCAGCAAAGCCGA GAAGCCCCTCAAGAACGGCTTGGTGAAGGACAAGCGCTTCTGA
- the GDF1 gene encoding embryonic growth/differentiation factor 1, which translates to MPLPAPSRARGLLLLLALLLRSPAPAGAPGPGPESDPESSPDPDPESDPESSPDPDPESSPDPSPYPDSGPGPAAAALLRALGLRQAPRAAPTRRPVPPIMWRLFRRRDPREAGASTPRRPCHVEELGVAGNIVRHIADPGAPARTAWPAAPAGPCPEWTVLFDLAAVDPAERLSRARLDLRFAAATPAVAPAGGWELSVALAEPASPQSGSLLLRQPLSGLERPVRAELPPAAWARNASAPRSLRLGLALRAREPAACARLAEAALLLVSLETRRCPAPGRARRQAGPGGPGASEGPEMPGAPGGSWGSGAPGAGCRARRLYLSFREVGWHRWVIAPRGFLANFCQGRCALPAPGGPPALNHAVLRALMLAAAPGAGAGGPACCVPARLSPISVLFFDNSDNVVLRHYEDMVVDECGCR; encoded by the exons ATGCCGCTGCCCGCTCCCAGCCGCGCCCGgggcctgctcctgctcctggcgtTGCTGCTGCGCTCGCCGGCCCCCGCGGgcgcccccggccccggccccgagTCCGACCCCGAGTCCAGCCCCGACCCCGACCCCGAGTCCGACCCCGAGTCCAGCCCCGACCCCGACCCCGAGTCCAGCCCCGACCCCAGCCCTTACCCCGACTccggccccggccccgccgccgccgccctgcTCCGCGCCCTCGGGCTCCGCCAGGCGCCCCGCGCTGCCCCCACGCGCCGGCCCGTGCCCCCGATCATGTGGCGCCTCTTCCGCCGCCGGGACCCCCGGGAGGCCGGGGCCAGCACCCCGCGGCGGCCGTGCCACGTGGAGGAGCTGGGGGTCGCCGGCAACATCGTGCGCCACATCGCGGACCCCG GTGCACCGGCGCGGACTGCGTGGCCCGCCGCGCCCGCGGGGCCGTGTCCCGAGTGGACCGTGCTCTTCGACCTGGCGGCCGTGGACCCCGCCGAGCGGCTGAGCCGCGCCCGCCTGGACCTGCGCTTCGCCGCGGCGACCCCGGCCGTGGCCCCGGCGGGCGGCTGGGAGCTGAGCGTGGCGCTCGCCGAGCCCGCCTCCCCgcagtccggctccctgctgctgcgCCAGCCGCTGTCCGGCCTGGAGCGCCCGGTGCGCGCCGAGCTGCCGCCCGCCGCCTGGGCCCGCAACGCCTCGGCGCCCCGCAGCCTGcgcctgggcctggccctgcGCGCCCGGGAGCCCGCGGCCTGCGCGCGCCTGGCCGAGGCGGCGCTGCTGCTGGTGAGCCTGGAGACGCGCCGCTGCCCCGCGCCGGGCCGGGCCAGGCGCCAGGCGGGGCCCGGGGGACCTGGGGCGTCCGAGGGGCCCGAGATGCCCGGGGCGCCCGGAGGGTCCTGGGGTTCGGGGGCGCCCGGGGCCGGCTGCCGCGCGCGGCGCCTCTACCTGAGCTTCCGCGAGGTGGGCTGGCACCGCTGGGTCATCGCGCCGCGCGGCTTCCTGGCCAACTTCTGCCAGGGCCGCTGCGCGCTGCCCGCGCCCGGGGGCCCGCCGGCGCTCAACCACGCGGTGCTGCGGGCGCTCATGCTCGCCGCGGCGCCCGGCGCGGGTGCGGGAGGCCCGGCCTGCTGCGTGCCCGCGCGCCTCTCGCCCATCTCCGTGCTCTTCTTCGACAACAGCGACAACGTGGTGCTGCGCCACTACGAGGACATGGTGGTGGACGAGTGCGGCTGCCGCTGA